The following coding sequences are from one Musa acuminata AAA Group cultivar baxijiao chromosome BXJ1-6, Cavendish_Baxijiao_AAA, whole genome shotgun sequence window:
- the LOC108953087 gene encoding uncharacterized protein LOC108953087, which produces MANYAFTTFDDEVIRERMMVVDVSSEARMLRGYEEGDRRRELVTRDLLGGNGAVLGSTVVDLELKVPTGWERRLDLSSGRTYLLKRNPDPAPRRYHELNLLKLPPPSSAAHFPEMEAATPPSRNQSVCTLEQVKYALERAGCEERSPAARRPRGSPAPHSSSITTSSSNKRTMMAEREEGASPPGSMAVAGCPECLLYVLVSVVAPRCPRCAAHVPVHSEPIKRPKFDLNTITQNNDEDVDLN; this is translated from the exons GTGATCCGGGAGAGGATGATGGTTGTGGATGTGAGCTCAGAAGCACGAATGTTGAGAGGTTACGAGGAAGGGGACCGGAGGAGGGAGCTCGTTACTAGAGACTTGCTCGGCGGCAACGGAGCAGTGCTTGGATCCACTGTGGTGGATCTCGAGCTCAAAGTTCCAACCGGTTGGGAAAGGCGGCTCGATCTATCA TCGGGAAGAACGTACCTCCTGAAGCGCAACCCTGATCCGGCACCCCGGCGATACCACGAACTCAACCTCCTCAAGCTCCCTCCGCCATCCTCCGCCGCACACTTCCCGGAAATGGAGGCAGCCACGCCGCCCTCGAGGAACCAGAGCGTGTGCACCCTCGAGCAGGTGAAGTACGCTCTCGAGCGCGCCGGGTGCGAGGAGCGGTCCCCCGCTGCCCGCCGCCCCCGTGGCTCCCCAGCGCCTCACTCCTCGTCGATCACCACCTCCTCCTCGAACAAACGGACGATGATGGCCGAACGGGAAGAGGGCGCGTCGCCGCCCGGGTCGATGGCGGTCGCCGGGTGCCCCGAATGCCTTCTCTACGTGCTCGTCTCGGTGGTGGCTCCGCGTTGTCCGAGGTGTGCCGCGCACGTGCCGGTCCACAGCGAACCCATAAAGAGACCCAAGTTTGACCTCAACACCATAACGCAAAACAATGACGAGGATGTTGACTTGAATTAA
- the LOC135584559 gene encoding nucleolar complex-associated protein 3-like, protein MGKKNKVILPPNLPPEVADDEIEVSDEDLEFVGRNREYVGFLTKLDTKSIDRHVKRVANHEDDELEALYEKRNRKPSLLRLKEEEDKLQVDPVDALPVKTLDGKLEYRTADRSKSGDGTDGKESAMGIEDDEKIAGMMKLTKPEKRLKQKKSRKEAKKLAKVEEKGDGGEEKLHSEVLAKVEEDLSAEELFRKKKIRLAEIGLQLLENPEENIKALKELLQICDDEDQNIVKLGLMSLLAVFKDIIPGYRIRLPTEKEMEMTVSKTVRQQRFYESTLLRSYKAYLMKLVTLEKQPSIRQVAVRCLCSLLDAVPHFNFRESILASVVKNISSSDDTIRKLCCEATRSIFSNEGKHGGEATLEAVRLIADHVKFHDCQLHPDSIDVFLSLTFDEDIGKSDVLKEPVKPKKRGKWKNQDGSKEVQGSDRKKNKQELMKKTREEVSADLKAVSFAPDSKDRKLMQSETLTAVFETYFRILKHSMDPSASRSKVNAVSLSCGSGSYPLLASCLNGLGKFSHLIDLDFMGDLLECLKKLAGYSDHNDGSMQNHLSVSERLQCCMVAFMVMRNNLDALNVDLQDFYVQLYNLLLEYRPDRDCGEVLAKALKTMLWEGKQHDMQRAAAFIKRLATFSLSFGSAEAMAALVTVKHLLQKNSKCRNLLENDAGGGSLAGLVAKYRPDATDPNISGALASVLWELSLLVKHYNPSISSMAASISSMTSMNPAHSQVLFSTASPLQAFADLSTERELFKPASKAASLRRKRTREIEKDFVVMDPDQIRKYENMIDEGVLTRKFKDHFILNKGIMENERLRRELNHTMSSISLYEDYKRQKKHKKER, encoded by the exons ATGGGGAAGAAAAATAAGGTCATCCTCCCTCCCAACCTCCCCCCAGAGGTCGCCGATGATGAGATTGAGGTTTCTGATGAGGATTTGGAATTCGTTGGCCGAAACCGTGAATATGTTGGATTCCTCACCAAGCTTGACACGAAATCTATAGACAG GCATGTCAAGCGAGTTGCTAATCATGAGGATGATGAACTGGAAGCTTTATATGAGAAGCGGAACCGAAAACCTTCTCTTTTAAGACTGAAGGAGGAAGaagataagcttcaagttgatcctGTTGATGCTCTTCCAGTAAAGACACTGGATGGGAAGTTGGAATACAGAACCG CTGATAGATCAAAATCTGGTGATGGAACCGATGGAAAGGAATCTGCAATGGGCATAGAAGATGATGAAAAAATTGCAGGTATGATGAAGCTTACTAAACCAGAGAAAAGGCTAAAGCAAAAAAAGAGCAGAAAAGAGGCTAAGAAGCTTGCAAAGGTGGAAGAGAAAGGAGACGGTGGTGAAGAAAAGCTGCACTCCGAAGTCTTG GCaaaggtagaggaagacctttcTGCTGAAGAGTTGTTCAGGAAAAAGAAGATTAGATTGGCAGAAATTGGGTTGCAGTTGCTGGAAAATCCTGAAGAAAATATCAAGGCCCTGAAAGAATTGTTGCAGATTTGTGATGATGAAGACCAAAATATAGTTAAACTTGGTCTGATGTCTTTGTTGGCTGTTTTTAAAGACATAATTCCTGG CTATCGTATCCGGTTACCAACTGAAAAGGAGATGGAGATGACAGTTTCTAAAACAGTACGCCAGCAGCGGTTCTATGAATCTACACTTCTGCGCTCATACAag GCATACCTCATGAAGCTGGTAACCTTGGAGAAGCAGCCCTCTATCCGTCAGGTTGCTGTTCGCTGTTTGTGCAGTTTACTAGATGCTGTGCCACACTTCAACTTCCGTGAAAGCATTTTAGCCAGTGTTGTCAAGAATATAAGCTCTTCAGATGATACAATAAG AAAGCTCTGTTGTGAAGCTACAAGGTCAATCTTCTCAAATGAAGGAAAGCATGGGGGTGAAGCAACCTTAGAAGCAGTGCGGTTGATTGCTGATCATGTCAAGTTTCATGACTGCCAGCTCCATCCTGACAGTATAGAT GTCTTTTTATCCTTGACATTTGATGAAGATATTGGAAAATCAGACGTTTTGAAGGAGCCAGTCAAACCCAAGAAAAGAGGGAAATGGAAAAACCAAGATGGTTCAAAAGAAGTGCAAGGCAGTGATAGAAAGAAGAATAAACAGGAGTTGATGAAGAAAACAAGAGAAGAG GTTAGTGCAGATCTAAAGGCTGTTTCATTTGCTCCAGACTCAAAAGATAGAAAATTGATGCAGTCTGAAACACTTACTGCTGTATTTGAAACATATTTTCGCATTTTGAAGCATAGCATGGATCCTTCTGCTTCAAG GTCAAAAGTAAATGCTGTTTCCTTATCTTGTGGATCTGGATCATATCCATTACTTGCTTCATGCTTGAATGGCTTGGGAAAATTTTCACATTTGATTGATTTGGATTTTATGGGTGATCTTTTGGAATGCCTGAAAAAACTTGCTGGATACAGTGACCACAATGATGGTTCAATGCAGAATCACTTGTCTGTTTCAGAACGTCTGCAGTGCTGCATGGTAGCTTTTATGGTGATGAGGAATAATCTTGATGCACTGAACGTGGATCTGCAAGATTTTTATGTCCAGCTGTATAACCTTCTTTTGGAGTATAGACCTGATAG AGACTGTGGTGAAGTGTTAGCTAAAGCTCTAAAGACGATGCTTTGGGAGGGGAAACAACATGACATGCAGAGAGCTGCAGCCTTCATAAAACGCCTGGCAACATTTTCTCTGTCTTTTGGATCTGCAGAGGCTATGGCAG CCTTGGTTACAGTGAAACATCTTTTGCAAAAAAATAGCAAGTGCCGAAATCTGTTGGAGAATGATGCTGGTGGTGGTTCGCTGGCCGGTTTAGTTGCA AAGTACCGACCTGATGCTACGGATCCAAATATAAGTGGTGCCCTTGCTTCTGTCCTCTGGGAGCTTAGCCTTCTGGTGAAGCATTATAATCCATCTATCTCGTCGATGGCTGCGAGTATTTCAAGCATGACAAGCATGAACCCAGCACACTCTCAAGTTCTATTTTCCACTGCCTCCCCTCTACAAGCATTTGCAGACTTATCTACTGAGCGGGAGCTCTTCAAACCTGCTAGCAAAGCTGCCTCTCTGAGACGCAAAAGGACAAGAGAAATAGAAAAGGACTTTGTGGTTATGGATCCTGATCAAATAAGGAAGTATGAGAACATGATAGATGAGGGTGTCTTGACAAGGAAGTTCAAAGAtcatttcattttgaacaaaGGTATTATGGAGAATGAGAGGTTGAGGCGAGAATTAAATCACACGATGTCATCCATAAGCTTATATGAAGATTACAAGAGAcagaaaaaacataaaaaagaaaGGTAA